In the genome of Bacillus sp. S3, one region contains:
- a CDS encoding WD40/YVTN/BNR-like repeat-containing protein — translation MKSLESEGTIVNPAFTRFTKLSGDENSFVVAVVFQVQIPERTPAIDYGWGKMQEDKVVPTIVWKLTINKEENLTYTLTNIERTTDTQIGLPPVESWKEYQKKAGIEKPSESIRYEIKDQNLRVTYDNGKNWREVPVAIEELFFSESNSAEQQLGDGGYVITPEITAFVLNKGTRVLVSTDKGKSWKESLVSDQLPFLRMLKLGFTSDKDGYLIITGDKTMSSEAHFVFKTNDGGQSWYNAGSVDDTHALVTDGGFISDQLGFISFGEYRLEEQPPMPNLYRTTDGGANWERVEVPIPEEYRRYFTIAEIPTFQGTEGTILVNQGPQGDYLGGKVLAKFTSQDQGKTWAFSGLVDPDGVLR, via the coding sequence ATGAAAAGTTTAGAGAGCGAGGGAACGATCGTCAATCCGGCCTTTACTAGATTTACTAAGTTATCGGGAGATGAAAACTCTTTTGTCGTTGCGGTCGTTTTTCAAGTTCAGATACCCGAAAGAACACCAGCAATCGATTATGGTTGGGGAAAGATGCAGGAGGATAAAGTTGTTCCTACCATCGTTTGGAAACTAACAATCAATAAGGAAGAGAACTTAACGTACACCTTAACAAACATTGAAAGAACAACCGATACACAAATTGGTCTGCCGCCCGTTGAATCGTGGAAAGAATATCAAAAGAAAGCGGGAATAGAGAAACCATCGGAAAGCATCCGCTATGAAATTAAGGATCAAAATCTTAGGGTCACGTATGATAACGGGAAAAACTGGCGGGAGGTTCCCGTTGCAATCGAAGAATTATTTTTCAGCGAATCCAACAGCGCTGAACAACAATTAGGTGATGGCGGCTATGTGATTACACCGGAAATCACAGCGTTTGTCCTTAACAAAGGGACACGGGTCCTAGTTAGTACGGATAAAGGCAAGTCTTGGAAGGAGTCGTTGGTGTCGGATCAGCTGCCGTTTTTACGCATGCTAAAACTCGGGTTTACGTCTGACAAAGATGGTTATCTGATTATTACAGGTGATAAAACAATGAGTTCGGAAGCACACTTTGTATTTAAAACCAACGATGGTGGTCAATCATGGTATAATGCTGGTTCAGTGGATGATACTCATGCATTAGTGACAGATGGAGGGTTTATTAGTGACCAATTAGGTTTTATTTCCTTTGGTGAATATCGGTTGGAAGAACAGCCTCCAATGCCAAACCTATATCGGACTACTGATGGTGGAGCAAACTGGGAACGCGTAGAGGTTCCAATACCGGAAGAATATCGACGCTACTTCACCATTGCGGAGATTCCAACCTTTCAAGGAACGGAAGGAACTATATTAGTGAATCAAGGTCCACAAGGCGATTACCTTGGCGGAAAGGTACTAGCAAAGTTTACCTCTCAGGATCAAGGGAAAACATGGGCTTTTTCTGGGTTGGTCGATCCAGATGGGGTGCTTAGATAA
- a CDS encoding putative holin-like toxin, protein MTVFESLMLAIGFASLIVTILSFKSKK, encoded by the coding sequence ATGACAGTGTTTGAATCATTAATGCTCGCGATTGGTTTTGCCAGTCTAATCGTAACCATACTGTCATTTAAATCAAAAAAATAA